The following are encoded in a window of Candidatus Fluviicola riflensis genomic DNA:
- a CDS encoding ribulose-phosphate 3-epimerase — MSVIIAPSILSCDFGNLERDFQLINRSQADWFHVDVMDGVFVPNISFGFPIIEALKKVAEKPLDVHIMISNPDKYIGQFAKSGADILTVHYEVCPHLHRTIAGIKETGMKAGVALNPHTPVSVLENVIADLDLVLIMSVNPGFGGQTFIRQAIEKVRQVKAMIQKTGSSALIEVDGGVNTTTGAELVAAGADALVAGSFVFNNPDPTAVIASLKAL, encoded by the coding sequence ATGTCAGTGATCATTGCTCCTTCCATTCTTTCATGCGATTTCGGTAACCTCGAGCGCGATTTTCAACTCATCAACCGCTCACAAGCCGATTGGTTTCACGTAGACGTAATGGATGGCGTATTTGTACCCAATATTTCGTTTGGTTTCCCGATCATTGAAGCGTTGAAAAAAGTAGCTGAGAAGCCATTGGATGTGCATATTATGATCTCCAATCCGGATAAATACATCGGTCAATTTGCCAAATCTGGTGCTGATATCCTCACGGTTCACTACGAAGTTTGTCCGCATTTGCACCGGACCATCGCCGGAATCAAAGAAACGGGAATGAAAGCCGGTGTGGCCTTGAATCCGCATACACCGGTGAGCGTTTTAGAAAATGTAATCGCAGATTTGGATTTGGTACTGATCATGTCAGTAAATCCAGGATTCGGCGGACAAACATTCATTCGCCAGGCCATTGAAAAAGTAAGGCAGGTGAAAGCAATGATCCAAAAAACAGGATCTTCTGCGCTGATCGAAGTGGATGGCGGAGTTAACACAACTACCGGAGCTGAATTAGTAGCCGCAGGAGCCGATGCGTTGGTCGCCGGAAGCTTTGTATTCAACAATCCTGATCCGACAGCTGTGATTGCTTCTTTGAAAGCGTTATAA
- a CDS encoding ATP-binding protein — translation MIPVYFNWSGGKDSSLALYYLLQNPEFNIKALVTTVNEEHQRISMHGVRRELLHEQAKQIGIPVHEILLPDSPNMSDYETAMNLGLQPLLDQGIRHCAFGDIFLEDLRKYREDKLDEIGVEALFPLWKRDTSELIETFIDLGFKTVVVCTQADKLDASFVGRTIDRDFLNDLPAGVDPCGENGEFHTFVYDGPIFNQPVAFELGEKVFKTYGKPADSENDVCGDGTRVIPGFHYIDLITV, via the coding sequence ATGATTCCTGTTTATTTCAACTGGAGCGGTGGTAAAGACAGTTCGCTCGCGCTGTATTACCTGCTTCAAAATCCTGAGTTTAATATCAAAGCCCTTGTGACAACTGTCAATGAGGAACATCAGCGCATTTCGATGCACGGCGTACGACGTGAATTGCTGCACGAACAAGCAAAACAAATCGGTATTCCTGTTCATGAGATTTTATTGCCCGACAGTCCGAACATGAGCGATTATGAAACGGCGATGAATTTGGGATTACAGCCATTATTGGACCAGGGAATCCGTCATTGCGCGTTCGGGGATATTTTCCTGGAAGATCTGCGAAAATACCGCGAAGACAAACTTGACGAAATAGGAGTAGAGGCGCTGTTTCCTTTGTGGAAGCGTGACACAAGCGAATTGATCGAAACGTTTATTGATTTAGGTTTCAAAACAGTCGTCGTGTGCACGCAAGCCGATAAACTCGACGCATCTTTTGTGGGACGAACAATCGACCGCGATTTCCTAAACGATTTACCTGCCGGAGTAGACCCTTGTGGCGAAAACGGAGAATTCCACACCTTTGTGTACGATGGCCCGATTTTCAACCAACCCGTAGCTTTTGAATTGGGCGAAAAGGTATTCAAAACTTATGGAAAACCGGCTGATAGCGAGAATGATGTGTGCGGCGATGGAACGAGGGTAATTCCCGGGTTTCATTACATAGATTTGATTACAGTTTAG
- a CDS encoding lectin OAA, producing the protein MADYLVENQWGGDSAPWHPGGTWDLGARPNQNVVAVNISSADDGKTFAGTMTYSGEGPIGFRAVNMSGNRYAVENQWGGDSAPWHPGGTWIIGGRDNQLAVEMNVASEDGGKTLNGQMTYTGEGPIGFRSMMI; encoded by the coding sequence ATGGCTGATTATTTAGTAGAAAACCAGTGGGGCGGCGATTCTGCACCTTGGCATCCGGGAGGAACATGGGATTTGGGCGCACGTCCCAATCAGAATGTTGTCGCTGTTAACATTTCATCTGCCGATGACGGAAAAACGTTTGCGGGAACAATGACTTATTCCGGTGAAGGACCAATTGGGTTCAGAGCAGTGAATATGTCGGGGAACCGTTATGCAGTAGAAAACCAATGGGGCGGTGATTCTGCACCTTGGCATCCGGGCGGTACCTGGATCATCGGAGGACGAGACAACCAACTTGCGGTTGAGATGAATGTGGCTTCTGAGGACGGCGGTAAAACACTGAACGGTCAAATGACTTATACCGGTGAAGGGCCAATTGGCTTCAGATCGATGATGATTTAA
- a CDS encoding dihydroorotate dehydrogenase (quinone) has translation MYPILKWFFFRFDPEKIHYFTFRLLRFWLAVPFVKPLWKKMYQLNDDLLKTEVAGIVFPNPVGLAAGFDKNAIAINQLAACGFGFVEIGTVTPVVQEGNLKPRLFRLVEDEAVINRMGFNNDGVDTIVERLKALKPDCIIGGNIGKNKVTPNEEAVADYLKAYNALEPYVDYFVVNVSSPNTPNLRELQDKEPLTQLLSTLMKRREELGSAKPVFLKIAPDLTDSQLDDIIAIIGETRIAGVIATNTTIDRSGLKTDPAKVEAIGAGGVSGKPVTKRSTEVIRYLAINSNHSFPIIGVGGIHSEADALEKLEAGASLLQIYTGFIYEGPGVVKRINKAILAKRKLQNQ, from the coding sequence ATGTACCCAATTCTCAAATGGTTTTTCTTTCGTTTCGATCCAGAGAAAATTCATTACTTCACTTTTCGGTTATTACGTTTTTGGCTGGCAGTTCCGTTTGTAAAACCGCTCTGGAAAAAAATGTACCAGCTTAATGACGATCTGCTGAAAACAGAAGTAGCCGGTATCGTATTTCCGAATCCGGTTGGATTGGCTGCAGGGTTTGATAAAAATGCGATTGCGATTAATCAATTGGCAGCTTGTGGATTTGGTTTCGTGGAAATTGGTACGGTAACGCCTGTCGTGCAGGAAGGAAACCTGAAACCGCGCTTGTTTCGCTTGGTGGAAGATGAAGCGGTGATTAACCGAATGGGATTCAATAACGACGGTGTTGATACAATTGTGGAGCGCTTAAAAGCACTCAAACCAGATTGTATTATCGGTGGAAATATTGGTAAAAATAAAGTAACACCGAATGAAGAAGCTGTCGCCGATTACCTGAAAGCATATAATGCACTGGAACCGTATGTGGATTATTTCGTTGTAAATGTATCCTCTCCGAATACACCAAACCTTCGCGAATTGCAGGATAAAGAACCGTTGACGCAGTTGTTGTCAACATTGATGAAACGCAGAGAAGAATTAGGTTCCGCAAAACCCGTTTTCTTAAAAATCGCTCCCGATCTGACCGATTCACAGTTGGATGATATCATTGCAATTATTGGTGAGACGCGTATTGCCGGAGTGATTGCCACCAATACAACGATTGATCGCAGTGGTTTGAAAACTGATCCGGCGAAAGTAGAAGCAATAGGAGCAGGAGGTGTTTCAGGAAAGCCGGTCACAAAACGCTCGACGGAAGTGATCCGCTATTTGGCTATTAATTCCAATCATTCCTTTCCGATTATTGGCGTTGGTGGAATCCATTCGGAGGCTGATGCATTGGAAAAACTCGAAGCCGGAGCATCTTTATTGCAAATCTACACCGGATTCATTTATGAAGGGCCGGGCGTTGTAAAACGAATCAATAAGGCTATTTTAGCAAAGCGAAAGCTACAAAACCAATAA
- a CDS encoding hydroxymethylglutaryl-CoA lyase, translating to MKTATERVFITECPRDAMQGIHDWIPTDLKVAYINQLLQCGFDRLDCGSFVSPKAIPQLKDTREVLDRLDDKGTTKLLTIVANERGAEEAIQFDQIDFLGYPFSISETFQRRNTNASIEESLKRVEVIHNLCVKSGKSLVLYLSMGFGNPYGDEWNAELVMNWSKRLYDTFSINELALSDTIGAATPALVEQLFMAIIPELPGVKLGAHLHTLPQNAQVLVKAAYDGGCRYFDGAIKGYGGCPMAADDLTGNMPTEQMLAYFSQQGIETGILQPAFEQAIMKSSSVFL from the coding sequence ATGAAAACAGCGACCGAAAGGGTGTTTATCACCGAATGTCCGCGAGATGCGATGCAGGGTATTCATGATTGGATTCCGACTGATCTGAAGGTTGCATACATCAATCAGCTGCTTCAATGCGGTTTCGACCGGTTGGATTGTGGTAGCTTTGTTTCACCGAAAGCTATTCCCCAGCTCAAAGATACCAGGGAAGTACTAGATCGTTTGGATGATAAAGGAACTACTAAATTGCTGACCATCGTTGCAAATGAACGCGGTGCTGAAGAAGCTATTCAGTTTGATCAGATTGACTTTCTGGGGTATCCTTTCTCGATTTCCGAAACCTTTCAGCGACGCAATACCAATGCTTCAATTGAAGAATCACTTAAGCGGGTTGAAGTGATTCATAACCTGTGTGTTAAGTCTGGTAAATCATTGGTTCTTTATCTTTCTATGGGATTCGGAAACCCGTATGGTGATGAGTGGAATGCAGAACTGGTAATGAATTGGAGCAAACGTTTATACGATACTTTTTCAATTAACGAACTGGCGTTATCGGATACGATAGGCGCGGCAACTCCGGCATTGGTAGAACAATTATTCATGGCAATTATCCCCGAATTACCCGGGGTGAAATTAGGAGCGCATTTGCACACATTACCACAAAATGCCCAGGTTTTGGTAAAAGCAGCATATGATGGTGGTTGTCGTTATTTTGACGGAGCGATTAAAGGTTATGGAGGCTGCCCGATGGCGGCAGATGATTTAACAGGAAATATGCCGACTGAACAAATGCTTGCTTACTTTAGTCAGCAGGGAATAGAAACAGGAATCCTGCAACCTGCATTCGAACAGGCAATAATGAAAAGCAGTTCTGTTTTTCTATAA